A window of the Henckelia pumila isolate YLH828 chromosome 3, ASM3356847v2, whole genome shotgun sequence genome harbors these coding sequences:
- the LOC140889441 gene encoding histidine decarboxylase-like, which translates to MGGLEISLLEQAISLYLAFNMIVTVSCSLSISWLHVQDIGGAQRFSLTIHDFCLNDKSDHAPWKLVLGYYRSKKVPRMFSSKAVKLNLDVVKPDPSIPLEENRFKFGLRKQDQAILNIRLTRLKGNNIKRSQRAISVRSLSRRESLSAPVAGKLKEPKIGYMEDHDHEDLESIGVIEAYDENRVTNTLSKYHDYLAGRASYHLGFPANQNCHHYMDLSPFLEFSLNNIGDPFKDSHYGLHSKKFERGVLDWFARLWGLGKDEYWGYITNGGTEGNLQGLLLGRELLPNGILYSSSDSHYSIFKVARMYRMDWERIEALNSGEMDCADLKDRLLCNKDKPAIINVNIGTTFKGGVDNLELVIKTLEQCGFSQNQYYIHCDAALFGLVIPFLKQGPNYNFQMPIGSLSISGHKFLGSPMPCGVLLARKKYINLLSQSVEYIASVDTTISGSRNGHAPVFMWYSLSIKGHIGVEQDAQRCVMYARHLRDRLKSEGISSMLNETSFVVVLERPLDQEFVCSWKLQCHGDLAHVVVMPHVTKQMLDLFLDDLLRRRKFWYGCGEAEPPCLAKEIGVPNCECPVHGKEKKLH; encoded by the exons GTTTTCTCTTACTATTCATGATTTTTGCCTAAATGACAAAAGCGATCATGCACCTTGGAAGCTG GTGCTTGGTTATTATCGCTCTAAAAAGGTTCCAAGAATGTTCTCTTCAAAAGCAGTGAAGTTAAATTTAGATGTTGTTAAACCAGACCCGTCAATTCCTCTAGAAGAGAATAG ATTCAAGTTTGGATTAAGGAAACAAGATCAAGCTATTTTGAACATAAGGCTTACACGCTTAAAAGGAAACAATATCAAGAGATCTCAAAGGGCTATAAGCGTGAGAAGCTTGAGCAGAAGAGAGAGCTTAAGT GCTCCGGTGGCAGGGAAATTAAAGGAGCCAAAGATTGGCTACATGGAAGATCATGATCATGAGGATTTAGAATCCATTGGTGTGATAGAAGCATACGATGAGAATCGTGTGACGAATACACTGAGTAAATATCATGATTATCTTGCAGGAAGAGCAAGTTATCATCTAG GTTTTCCAGCAAACCAAAATTGCCACCATTACATGGACCTCTCCCCGTTTCTCGAGTTCTCCTTAAACAATATCGGAGATCCGTTCAAGGATAGTCATTACGGTTTGCACTCAAAGAAGTTCGAGAGAGGCGTTTTAGATTGGTTTGCTCGACTATGGGGTCTCGGAAAGGATGAGTATTGGGGTTACATAACCAATGGAGGGACTGAAGGGAATCTTCAAGGCCTTCTGCTCGG GAGAGAATTGTTGCCAAATGGGATTTTGTATTCATCATCAGATTCACACTATTCCATATTCAAGGTGGCTCGAATGTACCGAATGGATTGGGAAAGAATAGAAGCATTGAACTCTGGGGAGATGGATTGTGCAGATCTTAAAGATAGACTTCTTTGCAACAAAGACAAACCTGCCATTATCAATGTTAACATAG GTACTACATTTAAAGGGGGTGTAGACAATCTTGAGCTTGTTATAAAGACTCTTGAACAATGTGgcttctcacaaaaccaataTTACATTCACTGTGATGCAGCTTTATTTGGCTTGGTTATCCCCTTCCTCAAGCAG GGGCCCAACTACAACTTCCAGATGCCTATTGGAAGTTTGTCCATTTCAGGCCACAAGTTTTTAGGCTCCCCGATGCCCTGTGGTGTTCTTCTCGCAAGGAAGAAATATATCAACCTTCTCTCACAAAGCGTTGAATACATTGCCTCTGTCGACACGACAATCAGCGGGAGCCGGAACGGGCATGCTCCCGTGTTCATGTGGTACAGTTTGAGCATAAAGGGTCATATAGGTGTGGAACAAGACGCACAAAGGTGTGTGATGTATGCTCGTCACCTGAGAGATCGTCTCAAGAGCGAAGGAATAAGTTCGATGCTTAATGAAACAAGCTTCGTCGTTGTTCTCGAACGTCCTTTGGACCAAGAGTTTGTTTGTTCATGGAAACTTCAATGTCATGGAGACTTGGCACATGTGGTGGTGATGCCTCATGTAACTAAACAAATGTTGGATCTATTCCTCGACGATCTTTTGCGGAGACGTAAGTTTTGGTATGGATGTGGGGAGGCTGAGCCTCCTTGTCTCGCTAAGGAAATTGGGGTTCCCAACTGTGAATGTCCAGTTcatggaaaagagaagaaattgcaTTGA